The genomic stretch GTTGAACCGTGCAGTGCTGGAATCCGATCTGGTTCTGGCCACTGGCAGAGTCGAACCCCATCAATACGCCGGATACAGCGGTGGCGGCAAGACCGTGGCGATCGGCTGCGCGGCGGAACCGGTCATCGCCTACACCCACGGCCCGGCGATGCTCGATCGATCCGGAACGCGACTCGGTGTGCTGGCGGGAAACCCATTTCAGGAAGCGGTTCGCCAGGTCGCAGACGCCGCCCACGTTGCCTTTGTCGCCAACTGCGTGCTGGACGACGACGGTGCGCTGGTTGCCGCCGCGTTCGGGCATCCGGAGGGGGTGCAGGACGTCCTCGCCGAGCAGGCTGCGGCGATGTACGTCGCTCCCATCGAACGGCAGTTCGATATCGCGGTGGCCGGTGTGGGATATCCGAAAGATCAGAATGTCTATCAGGCCAGTCGGGCGGCGAGCTATCTGCACTTCGCGCCCACGCCGGTGGTCCGGCCGGGAGGCGTCATCATCGTGCCGGCGGGCTGCCCGGAAGGACCGGGGGAAGGCGTCGGCGAACAGCGATTTTTTGGGGCGATGTGCGAACCGCGGGCCGCTTTCATGAGCCGAGTTCGCGCTGGGGACTTCCTGCCAGGTGAGCAGCGGGCATACATCATGGCTCAGCTGCTGGAAACCGTGCAGGTGATCTTTGCTGGAATCGAGCACCCGGACACCGTGCGAAACATGGGATTCCTGGCTGCATCGTCAATTGAGTCGGCACTGGACATGGCCGGCGAAATCGTTGAAAGGCCCGCGACGCTGCTGGTCGTCCCCCATGCCCTGCTGACGATGCCGGTCGTTCGCGCACCGATGGTTTCGTCGTGATCGATCTCCATTCCCACGTTCTGCCCAACATCGACGACGGGTCGGGTTCGGCCGAAGAAACTACGGCCATGCTCGGTTTATGGCGCTCCTTTGGTTTCCAGCGCGTCGCGGCCTCACATCATCTGTCGGGAGAATTGGCGGCGGACTATCAGAGGCGTATTGTCGCCGCGACCGCGTCCATTGGTCCGCAGGCCCAGCGAATGGGTATCGAATTGGTGTCTGGCTTCGAGATTTTGCTCGACCCTCGTCTGCCCGAGCGACTGGGTCGGGGGGAGCCGCTGTCGCTGGGCGGTTCGCGAGCCGTGCTGGTCGAGTTGCCGTTCCTCTCGTGGCCGAGCTATGCGGAGGAGGTGCTTTTCGCATTGCAGCTGGGCGGATATCGACCCATCCTCGCCCATCCGGAGCGCTACGATGCCGTCCAGCATGATCTTTCGCTGGCCACGTCCGTTGCCGAACGGGGAGTCGTCCTGCAGTTGACGTTCGCCAGTCTGACGGGCGCCCTGGGACCGGCGCCGAAAAAGACTGCAGAGCGTCTGATCGGTCTGGACCTGCCCATCATTCTGGCCAGCGACGCCCACAGCGATGGTCAGCGCCTTTTGGCCATTCCGGAGGCGCTGAAACGAGCGGAGCGTTCGGTGGGCGCGGAGCGACTGCGACAGCTGACAACCGAAACGCCGCAGGCGCTGCTG from Thermomicrobiales bacterium encodes the following:
- a CDS encoding CpsB/CapC family capsule biosynthesis tyrosine phosphatase; this encodes MIDLHSHVLPNIDDGSGSAEETTAMLGLWRSFGFQRVAASHHLSGELAADYQRRIVAATASIGPQAQRMGIELVSGFEILLDPRLPERLGRGEPLSLGGSRAVLVELPFLSWPSYAEEVLFALQLGGYRPILAHPERYDAVQHDLSLATSVAERGVVLQLTFASLTGALGPAPKKTAERLIGLDLPIILASDAHSDGQRLLAIPEALKRAERSVGAERLRQLTTETPQALLADQALPDLAPVEASGQASNRFRLRRR
- a CDS encoding lactate racemase domain-containing protein, with the protein product LNRAVLESDLVLATGRVEPHQYAGYSGGGKTVAIGCAAEPVIAYTHGPAMLDRSGTRLGVLAGNPFQEAVRQVADAAHVAFVANCVLDDDGALVAAAFGHPEGVQDVLAEQAAAMYVAPIERQFDIAVAGVGYPKDQNVYQASRAASYLHFAPTPVVRPGGVIIVPAGCPEGPGEGVGEQRFFGAMCEPRAAFMSRVRAGDFLPGEQRAYIMAQLLETVQVIFAGIEHPDTVRNMGFLAASSIESALDMAGEIVERPATLLVVPHALLTMPVVRAPMVSS